From one Prosthecobacter vanneervenii genomic stretch:
- a CDS encoding PEP-CTERM sorting domain-containing protein (PEP-CTERM proteins occur, often in large numbers, in the proteomes of bacteria that also encode an exosortase, a predicted intramembrane cysteine proteinase. The presence of a PEP-CTERM domain at a protein's C-terminus predicts cleavage within the sorting domain, followed by covalent anchoring to some some component of the (usually Gram-negative) cell surface. Many PEP-CTERM proteins exhibit an unusual sequence composition that includes large numbers of potential glycosylation sites. Expression of one such protein has been shown restore the ability of a bacterium to form floc, a type of biofilm.): MKRLFLALILVLPGFSPAVNAAVIYSGLQNIAIPTTFDGVYVNIDNAATSSSTITGWDINPFFGGAGIANSSVFQPARTGTGNSDPIVRLNGGDIVGSALNFSSGFGGSGDPVSHLGSGPGQFAPRQEGYLGFRFYTDSSTGPYYGWMRVILTANSSGGLIEDWSYDDSGSAITIPITAAPEPSRALFLMLGCLAAGFRRRR; this comes from the coding sequence ATGAAGCGCCTATTCCTCGCACTCATCCTTGTTCTGCCCGGTTTCTCCCCTGCTGTGAATGCGGCCGTCATCTACAGCGGCCTGCAAAACATCGCCATTCCCACCACCTTTGACGGTGTTTATGTCAACATCGACAATGCCGCCACCAGTTCCTCCACCATCACCGGCTGGGACATCAATCCATTCTTTGGTGGCGCTGGCATCGCCAACAGTTCGGTCTTTCAGCCGGCACGCACGGGCACGGGCAACAGTGATCCCATCGTGCGGTTGAACGGCGGAGACATCGTCGGCAGTGCGTTGAACTTCTCCTCCGGCTTCGGCGGCTCGGGCGATCCGGTTTCCCACCTCGGCTCAGGCCCGGGTCAGTTTGCACCAAGGCAGGAGGGTTACCTTGGCTTTCGCTTCTACACAGACTCCAGCACGGGCCCCTACTATGGCTGGATGCGCGTCATCCTCACGGCCAATTCCTCGGGCGGTTTGATCGAAGACTGGTCCTATGACGACAGCGGCTCCGCCATCACCATTCCTATCACAGCCGCTCCTGAGCCCTCACGCGCTCTCTTCCTCATGCTGGGCTGTCTGGCCGCCGGTTTTCGGCGGCGGCGTTGA
- a CDS encoding SCO family protein — protein sequence MKLLSCLVMCTVLAMSEVAALTTGDSVPDCTLTDTNGREMKLCQFKGQALALTFIFTRCPLKDYCPRMTAHFAAVQRDMSADQNWHLLSVSFDPEHDTPEKLLAYARAHGADSSRWTFATARPDVLSRLGAWFGLEVRSKDGMIDHNLRTVVIDAEGRVQHVFEGNAWTPQELAWELKKAMR from the coding sequence ATGAAACTGCTCTCGTGTCTGGTGATGTGCACCGTGCTGGCTATGTCTGAAGTTGCGGCTCTGACGACGGGAGACTCCGTGCCGGACTGCACGCTCACGGATACAAACGGGAGAGAGATGAAGCTGTGCCAGTTTAAAGGACAGGCGCTGGCGCTGACGTTCATCTTCACCCGCTGCCCTCTGAAAGATTACTGTCCGCGCATGACGGCGCATTTCGCCGCTGTGCAGCGTGACATGAGCGCAGACCAAAACTGGCACCTGCTTTCGGTCTCATTTGATCCTGAACATGACACGCCTGAGAAGCTGCTGGCGTATGCCAGAGCCCACGGTGCGGACTCCTCGCGGTGGACCTTTGCCACAGCTAGGCCGGATGTGCTAAGCAGGCTGGGGGCGTGGTTTGGGCTGGAGGTGCGGTCGAAAGACGGGATGATCGACCACAATCTGCGTACGGTGGTGATCGATGCCGAGGGGCGAGTGCAGCATGTGTTTGAGGGCAATGCCTGGACGCCTCAGGAACTGGCCTGGGAACTGAAGAAGGCGATGAGGTGA
- a CDS encoding multicopper oxidase domain-containing protein, with protein sequence MRLLVVFSMVLVGFASQVLAQVPAIKPTVTPEMGDVGGKLFGKPPDPAKTRHYYIAAEPVQWDYAPWGNDPVCGRTLPPPVQDHRPVSKLRYVQYTDATFTARVFPTDRLGILGPVLRGVVGETLAVTFLNRTPQPLSMHPHGVLYDKDNEGVLDQLSPGLGAAIAPEARFTYMWQLDESSGPAPSEPSSKGWLYHSHVTGDSEVNQGLVGFIIVTDPKRARPDGTPADVDREMAGLFMIFDESGLDADALEALEYANLPGANPQQRSWAETQQVIEAGSRHCINGLVFGNLTGQDMNEGERVRWYLFGLGSEDDFHTAHWHGARVMEDARRRTDVVELLPASMKVADMKASSPGSWLYHCHVSEHMLEGMYARYTIHPKTGQGASREPAVAFFGASKGDSMRITHAELSESTKLRLAGAVTVFEAFSIFNQPLSLELAGQTLLFQPDRTGLATSGQNTLRIRNVNPYGIVYGGKMEFEILLQGPAWQPVIAKLKPSENMPVKLRIGGALHQTQTRPVWIRP encoded by the coding sequence ATGCGGTTGCTCGTCGTTTTCAGCATGGTGCTTGTCGGTTTTGCATCCCAAGTGCTCGCCCAGGTCCCCGCGATCAAACCCACCGTGACTCCTGAAATGGGAGACGTTGGCGGCAAACTTTTCGGCAAGCCTCCTGATCCCGCCAAAACACGCCACTACTACATCGCCGCAGAGCCCGTGCAGTGGGACTACGCACCTTGGGGAAATGACCCGGTCTGCGGTCGCACACTACCGCCCCCAGTGCAGGATCACCGGCCGGTCAGCAAGCTGCGCTACGTGCAGTACACAGATGCCACCTTCACCGCCCGTGTCTTCCCCACCGATCGCCTCGGCATTCTCGGCCCAGTGTTGCGCGGCGTGGTCGGGGAGACGCTGGCCGTCACCTTCCTTAACCGCACCCCACAGCCTCTCTCCATGCATCCTCATGGCGTTCTTTATGACAAAGACAACGAAGGTGTCCTTGATCAGCTGTCGCCAGGACTTGGTGCCGCCATCGCACCTGAGGCCAGGTTTACCTATATGTGGCAGCTCGATGAGTCATCGGGCCCTGCGCCTTCAGAGCCCAGCTCCAAAGGCTGGCTTTACCACAGCCACGTCACCGGCGACAGCGAAGTCAATCAAGGGCTGGTCGGCTTCATCATCGTCACCGATCCCAAGCGGGCGCGCCCCGACGGCACCCCGGCGGATGTGGATCGCGAAATGGCTGGCCTGTTTATGATCTTCGATGAAAGCGGCCTGGATGCAGACGCCCTGGAGGCTCTGGAATACGCCAACCTCCCAGGTGCCAATCCTCAGCAGCGAAGCTGGGCCGAAACTCAGCAGGTCATCGAGGCCGGAAGCCGCCACTGCATCAACGGGCTCGTTTTCGGCAATCTGACCGGCCAGGACATGAATGAAGGCGAACGCGTCCGCTGGTATCTCTTCGGCCTGGGTTCTGAAGACGACTTCCATACCGCGCACTGGCACGGCGCACGTGTCATGGAGGATGCACGCCGCCGTACCGATGTGGTCGAGTTGCTGCCTGCCTCCATGAAAGTGGCCGACATGAAAGCATCCAGCCCCGGTTCCTGGCTATACCACTGCCATGTGTCAGAGCACATGCTGGAGGGCATGTACGCCCGCTACACCATTCATCCCAAAACAGGTCAGGGAGCCAGCCGCGAACCAGCCGTGGCTTTCTTCGGCGCTTCAAAGGGCGACTCCATGCGCATCACCCACGCGGAACTCTCGGAAAGCACCAAGCTGCGGCTCGCAGGAGCCGTCACCGTCTTTGAGGCATTTTCCATTTTCAATCAGCCTCTAAGCCTGGAGCTAGCGGGCCAGACCCTCCTGTTCCAGCCGGATCGCACCGGCCTCGCCACCAGCGGCCAGAACACGCTGCGCATCCGCAACGTCAACCCCTACGGCATTGTCTATGGCGGAAAGATGGAGTTCGAAATCCTTCTCCAAGGCCCTGCCTGGCAGCCGGTCATTGCAAAGCTGAAACCCTCTGAGAACATGCCGGTTAAGCTCCGCATAGGCGGAGCCCTTCACCAGACCCAGACTCGTCCGGTTTGGATCAGGCCCTGA
- a CDS encoding Hsp70 family protein, with translation MAEYVGIDLGTTLSGLAYLKPDGNPEIVPNADGERLTPSVVFFESHEDVKLVGSAARDGGEPDRTIFQIKRYMDDPEHLVEIDGKKWTPAEISALILSKLKRDCSKICGDINEVVITVPANFNELARKSTIAAAEMAGMKVRRLVNEPTAAAVYYAHSQGVKGRILVFDMGGGTLDTTILDVDGDSIKILTSEGARHLGGSNFDDILLEAYEEQYKKQTGAALYSGERHRRRVLQATEDAKKMLSKLQRVNDTVANDTNSGIARIDLSRDQFEKMIRNMLTRSVFLVEQALDSAKLKPSDIDHVVLVGGSTRIPKVKSMLEKMFGKTPKSCGNVDECVALGAALFAKKSSRIQEVCNASYGTLAMVYNAKTKEEKLMNSIVIPKNTPIPCSRTQVYQTSEDNERVIEVDITQGEDEDAKFVDVIGRLTLDVPPNRPKGCEVAVTFSYDENQRVRALVVDKQSGRSKEVAVTYKGAGVLSDEELKRRSHHLRAMRIE, from the coding sequence ATGGCTGAATACGTTGGAATCGATCTAGGCACCACCCTTTCAGGGCTGGCTTATCTCAAACCTGATGGCAATCCGGAGATCGTGCCGAATGCTGATGGTGAGCGCCTTACCCCCTCGGTGGTGTTCTTTGAGTCGCATGAAGATGTGAAGCTGGTGGGCAGTGCTGCGCGTGATGGTGGAGAGCCGGACCGCACCATTTTCCAGATCAAGCGATACATGGACGATCCGGAGCATCTGGTGGAGATCGATGGCAAGAAGTGGACCCCGGCGGAAATCTCCGCGCTGATCCTTTCCAAGCTGAAGCGCGACTGCTCCAAGATCTGCGGAGACATCAACGAGGTGGTGATCACCGTTCCGGCGAACTTTAACGAACTGGCCCGCAAGAGCACCATCGCCGCCGCTGAAATGGCGGGCATGAAGGTGCGGCGGCTGGTGAACGAGCCGACTGCGGCTGCGGTTTACTACGCCCACTCCCAAGGGGTGAAGGGGCGCATCCTGGTGTTTGACATGGGCGGCGGCACGCTGGACACGACGATCCTGGACGTGGATGGCGACAGCATCAAGATCCTGACCTCCGAAGGTGCGCGCCATCTGGGAGGCAGCAACTTTGACGACATCCTGCTGGAAGCCTACGAGGAGCAGTACAAGAAACAGACTGGTGCAGCGCTCTACAGCGGCGAGCGCCATCGCCGCCGGGTGCTGCAGGCTACGGAGGATGCGAAGAAGATGCTCTCCAAGCTGCAGCGTGTGAACGACACTGTGGCGAATGACACGAACAGCGGCATTGCACGCATTGACCTGAGCCGCGACCAGTTTGAGAAGATGATCCGGAACATGCTGACCCGCTCCGTCTTCCTGGTGGAGCAGGCGCTGGATTCCGCGAAGCTGAAGCCCTCTGACATTGACCACGTGGTACTGGTGGGCGGCTCCACGCGTATCCCGAAGGTGAAGTCGATGCTGGAAAAGATGTTTGGCAAGACGCCAAAATCGTGCGGGAATGTGGACGAGTGCGTGGCGCTGGGCGCGGCCTTGTTTGCCAAGAAGTCCTCCCGCATCCAGGAAGTGTGCAACGCGAGCTACGGTACGCTGGCGATGGTGTACAATGCCAAGACGAAGGAGGAGAAGCTCATGAACTCCATCGTGATTCCGAAGAACACGCCGATCCCGTGCTCACGCACGCAGGTGTATCAGACCTCCGAGGACAATGAGCGCGTGATCGAGGTGGACATCACCCAAGGGGAGGATGAAGACGCAAAGTTTGTCGATGTCATCGGCCGCCTGACGCTGGATGTGCCGCCGAACCGCCCGAAGGGCTGCGAGGTGGCGGTGACCTTCAGCTACGATGAGAACCAGCGCGTGCGTGCACTGGTGGTGGACAAGCAGTCGGGCCGCAGCAAGGAGGTGGCCGTGACCTACAAGGGTGCGGGAGTGCTCTCCGACGAGGAGCTGAAACGCCGCAGCCATCATCTTCGCGCGATGCGCATTGAGTAA
- a CDS encoding FHA domain-containing protein, with the protein MPYLAFNLNDGNEFVFDILEERLSIGREASNDIVIDNTFISTFHAEFIRQPDGGYEIVDLKSSNGTFVNGKRVERARVKGGDRIMFGQLESRFRERAPKGMAADGGSKAVAAKGQPSREDGKKGDTESIPARDKNDQPDSKPETSKIEVTKPVLQRAPADALRPPGGSAPPPSLIPKPSAVPPPPTAAKPVVAIREEAEKPKTSKTEGEGEQKKQDEARSLDATLEVRRKELSQTQADITGYKVELEKLRGQVQNARAEMENAKAEAGKLEAKRRELSNLESKLDTTRTLVSKAEQDLNMAQQGLQNLHSEADKQRKEREASVAKLLAEEKAAQEKVESINKFLASAQKSEAELKIQRSAELQSLEADLTAKRAALEQVQSSLAKMQEEVAAKEAAAAKSAAEVAAADEKLGLLQGQLTAAEAKLKETTQQQGEAQKSEAELKSKRSDELKALEAQVMARGADLAKAQSELTKLQGELAAKNDALQKAAAEAATRESAVAKLAADEASVTQKLAGLQKQTESAEAEVKRLAGLQADAQKSEAEQRSKRSSELQELDLKLDERRAALEQLDSQREAKQSEVEAVNAALAKAQQQVQAAQTQIAQLGGEETGIAKRISELKGNEERLNALTQTLGQMENQRGMLDAAIGALMGRQQTHETDASAAEQRMNSLRAQLAELEQQHLAAEQKLAGLNTQKADAEAAYAAQEKEAQSRLADLDRQARDTRKLDEEERLEAEKRRADLEAQISARGTQLADLQAQVKALEDKAADLTNKLDDLASTDSKLKDAADALKAVESHKAEVVAAVAALVKDRDERTRELLAATEHGRAQTLLTQTLTQRREVLEKEVRQIEEQQTELSQALGKLREQVKAAESELQERETKAAAAEQRSKNLEELASTADQQFKVLQAEHKKVAEQLALAKADLEQSTAAAAERKKEAAAAAAAAEKSSQQQITLAEKISGLEAVIATLTATHASTQQKLAAAESDHQNLQDRLSERSKEVTAAEARVAELKQQTSGLDERVKELAAANKQHAELAAVITTATQERDKLLAETQRLTKERTDLEAVLPDLRGSVTQTRAEADNLKAELAGLIKDRDAAAAALQESVARRKETDTALDALRIESANLDKILGDKRANLEAETKTKLAEANAAETRLKGVQERIAAAEKRLAELADLDARIATATKSLRDTETQRAAEEKTLAELARNQERLKQESAALEAALKAENAQLAEITKNVKASEVKAAEAEKRVEKATAAQLAAEQKRAEAEAAAEAARTEEKNLRKQIPALNTELAGIQAMLVSVTKEREEASQFVTRLNVTTDTQNKKLSELQQQVAQLEEAHKLREERVMKAQADVDKESARLKAAQEQSRAAEAQLGELEKEVKEAKAKAENARKDAAAIEGELRQRLDRVQNLKTEEERLAKVVETQKQALEEADVSLKELHTRIETRKTELGDYINVGGRILDLGQVVMGLESRQTEINKSLRKTSEEELALQVKLNAAQESLNREMARAEQARKDREGADAEFKAFSADIQKQAAALQNYQLEQKKQIAEMEKRIADLGATQQRSVSQIEETKAELQRLEGMKREFAQAEAQLKKWQEIEKRLRGQLVELEEKHEVMRRGLPTDEGTVVMFANDIIKRIDLIDSLVARYAGSNGSDVPQQLVTLRASFEDILLQHGVSEFDVAPGTEVDLDLRKKIAVVDSLPGKAKPRVTESCRSGFIFSRGEGHEIILRKVEVRTSSQ; encoded by the coding sequence ATGCCGTATCTGGCCTTCAACCTTAATGATGGAAATGAGTTCGTCTTCGACATCCTCGAAGAACGGCTGTCCATAGGACGTGAAGCCAGCAACGATATTGTCATCGACAATACGTTCATCTCCACCTTTCACGCCGAGTTTATCCGTCAGCCGGACGGGGGGTATGAGATTGTCGATTTGAAGTCCTCAAATGGTACCTTTGTCAATGGCAAGCGTGTGGAACGCGCCCGGGTCAAAGGGGGGGACCGCATCATGTTTGGGCAGCTGGAGAGCCGCTTTAGAGAGCGTGCGCCAAAGGGAATGGCGGCGGATGGAGGCTCGAAGGCTGTGGCCGCCAAAGGCCAGCCCAGCCGGGAAGATGGAAAGAAGGGAGATACAGAGAGCATCCCTGCGCGGGACAAGAATGACCAGCCCGACTCCAAACCGGAGACCAGTAAAATCGAAGTCACCAAGCCGGTGCTGCAACGTGCACCGGCAGATGCCCTGCGGCCGCCTGGAGGCAGCGCGCCGCCGCCGTCGTTGATCCCCAAGCCAAGTGCTGTTCCGCCACCGCCCACGGCCGCGAAGCCAGTGGTGGCCATCCGCGAGGAGGCCGAAAAGCCCAAGACCAGCAAGACGGAAGGCGAAGGTGAGCAGAAGAAACAGGATGAAGCCCGGTCTCTGGACGCCACGCTGGAGGTGCGACGCAAGGAACTGAGCCAGACCCAGGCTGACATTACAGGCTACAAGGTGGAGCTGGAGAAGCTGCGCGGCCAGGTGCAAAACGCCCGGGCTGAAATGGAGAACGCCAAGGCTGAAGCAGGCAAGCTGGAAGCCAAGCGTCGTGAGCTGAGCAACCTGGAGAGCAAACTGGACACCACGCGAACGCTCGTCAGCAAGGCGGAGCAAGATTTGAACATGGCCCAGCAGGGGCTGCAAAACCTGCACTCGGAGGCAGACAAACAGCGCAAGGAGCGAGAGGCTTCTGTGGCGAAGCTTCTGGCGGAGGAGAAGGCTGCCCAGGAAAAGGTCGAGTCCATCAACAAGTTCCTGGCATCGGCGCAGAAATCAGAGGCCGAGCTGAAAATTCAACGAAGTGCGGAACTGCAAAGTCTGGAGGCAGATCTGACCGCCAAACGTGCTGCGCTGGAGCAGGTGCAGAGCAGTCTGGCCAAAATGCAGGAGGAAGTGGCGGCCAAGGAAGCCGCCGCCGCCAAATCTGCGGCAGAAGTGGCTGCCGCCGACGAGAAACTGGGACTGCTGCAGGGACAACTGACGGCTGCAGAAGCCAAGCTCAAGGAAACCACCCAGCAGCAAGGCGAGGCGCAGAAATCCGAGGCTGAGCTGAAATCGAAACGCAGCGATGAGCTCAAGGCTCTGGAGGCCCAGGTGATGGCCCGAGGGGCGGATCTGGCCAAGGCGCAATCTGAGCTGACGAAACTGCAGGGAGAGCTGGCTGCGAAGAATGACGCGCTGCAGAAAGCCGCGGCTGAGGCCGCCACACGCGAAAGCGCGGTGGCCAAGCTCGCGGCAGACGAGGCTAGCGTGACGCAAAAACTGGCGGGGTTGCAAAAGCAGACCGAGAGCGCCGAGGCTGAGGTGAAACGCCTGGCCGGGCTGCAGGCAGATGCGCAGAAGTCTGAGGCTGAGCAGCGCAGCAAACGCAGCAGTGAACTGCAGGAACTGGACCTGAAGCTGGATGAGCGCCGGGCTGCGCTGGAGCAACTGGACTCCCAACGCGAGGCCAAGCAGAGCGAAGTGGAGGCTGTGAACGCCGCCCTAGCCAAGGCGCAGCAGCAGGTGCAGGCCGCCCAGACGCAAATCGCTCAACTGGGCGGCGAGGAAACGGGCATCGCAAAACGCATTTCTGAACTGAAGGGCAACGAGGAGCGGCTGAACGCACTGACGCAGACGCTGGGCCAGATGGAGAACCAGCGAGGGATGTTGGATGCCGCCATCGGGGCGCTGATGGGCAGGCAGCAGACTCATGAGACGGACGCCAGCGCCGCCGAGCAGCGGATGAACTCCCTCCGTGCGCAGCTTGCAGAGCTGGAGCAGCAGCACCTGGCTGCCGAACAGAAGCTGGCGGGGCTGAATACTCAAAAAGCAGACGCGGAGGCCGCCTATGCCGCGCAGGAGAAGGAAGCGCAGAGCAGGCTGGCCGATCTGGACCGCCAAGCCCGAGATACGCGTAAACTGGATGAAGAAGAGCGACTGGAGGCCGAGAAGCGCCGTGCGGATCTGGAAGCACAGATCAGCGCCCGTGGAACCCAGCTGGCAGACCTGCAGGCACAGGTGAAGGCGCTGGAGGACAAAGCGGCGGATCTCACCAACAAGCTGGATGATCTGGCCTCGACCGATTCGAAACTGAAGGACGCTGCAGATGCCCTGAAGGCGGTGGAGTCCCACAAGGCTGAGGTGGTGGCTGCGGTGGCCGCTTTGGTGAAAGACAGGGATGAGCGCACGCGCGAACTGCTCGCCGCCACCGAGCATGGCCGTGCGCAGACCCTGCTGACGCAGACCCTGACGCAGCGCCGCGAAGTTCTGGAGAAAGAAGTGCGCCAGATCGAAGAGCAGCAGACTGAGCTTTCGCAGGCGCTGGGCAAGCTGCGCGAGCAGGTGAAAGCAGCCGAAAGCGAATTGCAGGAACGCGAGACGAAGGCCGCCGCCGCCGAACAGCGCAGCAAGAACTTGGAAGAACTGGCCTCCACGGCTGATCAGCAATTTAAAGTTCTGCAGGCTGAGCACAAGAAGGTGGCTGAGCAGCTGGCGCTGGCCAAGGCGGATCTGGAGCAGTCCACGGCAGCTGCGGCCGAGCGTAAAAAAGAAGCGGCCGCCGCAGCCGCTGCTGCAGAGAAGAGCTCGCAGCAGCAAATCACGCTCGCGGAAAAAATCAGCGGGCTGGAGGCTGTGATCGCCACGCTGACGGCCACGCATGCCAGCACGCAGCAGAAGCTTGCCGCTGCGGAGTCGGACCATCAGAATCTGCAGGACCGCCTTTCTGAACGAAGCAAGGAGGTGACGGCAGCTGAGGCACGTGTGGCCGAGCTGAAGCAGCAGACCAGCGGGCTGGATGAGCGGGTGAAGGAGCTGGCTGCAGCCAACAAACAACATGCGGAGCTCGCCGCTGTGATCACCACCGCCACGCAGGAGCGTGACAAGCTGCTGGCAGAAACGCAGCGTCTGACGAAGGAGAGGACGGATCTCGAAGCCGTGCTGCCCGACCTGCGCGGCAGCGTGACGCAGACAAGGGCGGAGGCGGACAATCTCAAAGCCGAGCTGGCTGGACTCATCAAAGACCGTGATGCGGCAGCAGCAGCGCTGCAGGAGTCCGTGGCACGACGCAAGGAGACGGACACCGCCCTGGATGCGCTGCGGATCGAGTCAGCCAACCTGGACAAGATTCTCGGTGACAAGCGTGCCAACCTGGAAGCAGAGACCAAGACGAAGCTGGCCGAAGCAAACGCTGCCGAGACGAGGCTCAAGGGAGTGCAGGAGCGCATTGCCGCAGCTGAGAAGCGGCTGGCTGAACTGGCGGATCTGGATGCCCGCATCGCTACAGCGACCAAATCCCTGCGAGACACCGAAACGCAGCGTGCTGCCGAGGAGAAGACGCTGGCGGAACTCGCGCGCAATCAGGAACGGCTGAAGCAGGAAAGCGCCGCGCTCGAGGCAGCCCTGAAGGCGGAGAATGCGCAGCTGGCCGAAATAACCAAGAACGTCAAGGCGAGCGAGGTCAAAGCTGCCGAAGCTGAGAAGCGTGTGGAGAAGGCCACGGCTGCGCAGCTGGCAGCGGAACAAAAGCGAGCCGAGGCTGAGGCTGCCGCTGAGGCTGCACGCACTGAGGAAAAGAACCTGCGCAAACAGATCCCGGCGCTGAACACTGAGCTGGCAGGCATCCAGGCCATGCTGGTCAGTGTGACGAAAGAGCGTGAGGAGGCCTCGCAGTTTGTCACCAGACTGAATGTGACCACCGACACGCAGAACAAGAAGCTGAGCGAGCTGCAGCAGCAGGTGGCCCAGCTGGAGGAGGCGCACAAGCTGCGCGAGGAACGTGTGATGAAGGCGCAGGCGGATGTGGACAAGGAAAGCGCACGCCTGAAAGCGGCGCAGGAGCAGTCCCGTGCCGCCGAAGCTCAGCTGGGAGAGCTGGAAAAAGAGGTCAAGGAAGCGAAGGCGAAGGCAGAAAACGCGAGAAAAGACGCAGCCGCCATCGAAGGCGAACTGCGGCAGCGGCTTGACCGCGTGCAGAATCTCAAGACTGAAGAAGAGAGGCTGGCCAAGGTTGTGGAAACCCAGAAGCAGGCATTAGAGGAGGCAGACGTGTCCCTCAAGGAACTGCATACAAGGATCGAAACACGAAAGACCGAGCTGGGAGATTACATTAACGTCGGTGGTCGGATTCTCGATCTGGGCCAGGTGGTCATGGGGCTGGAATCCCGCCAGACGGAGATCAACAAGTCCCTGCGCAAAACCTCCGAGGAAGAGCTGGCGCTGCAGGTGAAGCTGAATGCGGCCCAGGAGTCTCTGAACCGGGAAATGGCACGAGCCGAACAGGCGCGCAAGGACCGGGAAGGCGCGGATGCGGAGTTCAAGGCATTTAGCGCCGACATTCAGAAACAGGCGGCGGCCCTGCAAAATTACCAATTGGAGCAGAAGAAGCAGATCGCCGAGATGGAAAAGCGGATCGCCGATCTAGGGGCCACTCAGCAGCGTTCTGTCAGCCAGATCGAGGAAACGAAGGCCGAACTGCAGCGGTTGGAGGGCATGAAGCGGGAATTTGCCCAGGCCGAAGCCCAGCTGAAGAAGTGGCAGGAGATCGAAAAGCGGCTGCGCGGACAGCTCGTGGAGCTGGAGGAGAAACACGAGGTCATGCGCAGGGGCCTGCCCACGGACGAGGGAACAGTGGTCATGTTTGCGAACGACATCATCAAGCGAATTGACCTGATCGATTCACTGGTGGCACGCTACGCAGGCTCCAACGGAAGTGACGTGCCGCAGCAGCTGGTGACCTTGCGTGCGTCGTTTGAGGATATTCTACTGCAGCATGGGGTGAGCGAATTTGACGTGGCCCCCGGCACCGAGGTGGATCTGGACCTGCGGAAGAAGATCGCGGTGGTGGATTCCCTGCCTGGCAAGGCCAAGCCGAGGGTCACCGAAAGCTGCCGGTCCGGTTTTATCTTCTCGCGTGGCGAGGGGCACGAGATTATCCTGCGCAAAGTGGAGGTCCGGACCTCCAGCCAGTAG
- a CDS encoding FHA domain-containing protein — MASVVFYMEDGTTLVHKLESDVTTIGRHPDSDVVLTCPSSSGRHAVIKSSEDGYYVQDVGSSNGTRVNGAEIEEALLKDGDRVGFGDVQSVFYAGDAPSVLEEKPVAPPSVAKSLPPPAPVISAEIPAASRPAPAGRALSPVRRAYGKPAAGSYPDTTESGCMTGIIVAGLFVIAFAVGLAMRHSKEMEGNLIIDLKDKLFGSMPKIKIERKADE; from the coding sequence ATGGCTTCGGTAGTTTTTTACATGGAAGACGGCACTACGCTCGTCCACAAGCTGGAAAGCGATGTCACCACCATCGGCAGACATCCTGATAGTGATGTCGTGCTGACCTGTCCTTCCTCATCGGGGCGGCATGCAGTCATCAAGTCCTCCGAAGACGGGTACTACGTGCAGGACGTGGGCTCCAGCAATGGGACGCGGGTGAACGGAGCTGAAATCGAGGAGGCACTGCTCAAGGACGGCGACCGCGTCGGATTCGGGGATGTGCAGTCGGTGTTCTATGCTGGGGATGCTCCCTCGGTGCTGGAGGAAAAGCCAGTGGCTCCGCCAAGCGTGGCCAAATCCCTGCCGCCGCCAGCGCCGGTGATCAGCGCCGAAATTCCTGCTGCATCCAGACCTGCGCCGGCTGGGCGTGCATTGAGCCCGGTGCGCCGTGCTTACGGCAAGCCGGCTGCGGGCAGCTATCCTGACACGACCGAGAGCGGCTGCATGACCGGGATCATCGTTGCAGGCCTGTTTGTGATCGCATTTGCCGTGGGACTGGCGATGCGCCACTCCAAGGAGATGGAGGGCAACCTGATCATTGACCTGAAGGACAAGCTCTTTGGCTCGATGCCCAAGATCAAGATCGAGCGCAAAGCTGACGAATAG